One Monomorium pharaonis isolate MP-MQ-018 chromosome 4, ASM1337386v2, whole genome shotgun sequence DNA segment encodes these proteins:
- the LOC105835502 gene encoding uncharacterized protein LOC105835502 isoform X2, with amino-acid sequence MLLCSILRGALSASFGTIVQIAIFLLQNANISRVLASMPPGAEDEIILIEHLPGRRVHLQDFFWTGLEDAPPWMDPNQGLTFYETKTVVHTVTVHTPTDEKSPLDPISPHRPDTYNPECVTCIEPTPRLDDDDDQSIGVLIGDDPGPRYWLLTVLRPGEAVPPKVELRLARLYRAAFSRQQQRHLGLLSTDPRSRRDALLRSLINRKNIQEHLGTSSQVRAPLREEVSANTTEVQSPELTIGTAESPSTHAGTEASVSNVVDDKYPSNVSHVQSMRMIEIPRPKKMLLPMLDVDAANDDYEKSTKDDVALKKIKTLAKTLKGETKSLSTQDDESVTADSAHPDLNALDNSSKQSTPEVTPTPTSNSKPNADSISRNRSNDNEVASVRSRLRLADGSIPGVVKVRMQNTSVIEGGATRLIYSVHLDDKPVPAETAARDMALISPQEVALELGAPVIIQSEPYLKESRPLALSRRRDAWLLIGAASAGVVMLIFVLAGLILAAKRKRAHSAAVAPPNKSILKKEREHASAMSGLDNAAFSTSETEIKTDGTSQRQTPHTLSRTPITPDTPDSMELGIHEISSDDDEEPKRTRESIPWDTEHAAKKARVSRGRMTRRNAMDRTGSPDSLTDHIETLESLENGYVKHKEESTASPRSYLSMPSCKQFPSMRSVEPLSRVLEPVTVRHLDIDSPELVRHDRDDNADDTFLARTSSASKDPGAVGPIVWSLRKQIFSTEGNGTSEADVDGVYHLPSGPVGRARRRLHELLEDSFSLFGSRDVKIREPQRSPHRSPQPPIPVPRTADTLAILSETRGKSAHVSPVATPTMEMKTRPRTSVRRKGLDEDIPETGQTESLQPRGAWGSRPLSAGPFHRPNLPEVDTRRILADSRLPPEDPAVPLIASIKKELEKFSPQ; translated from the exons ATGCTACTATGCAGTATATTGCGTGGAGCGTTATCCGCGTCATTCGGCACCATTGTGCAGATTGCGATCTTTTTACTGCAAAACGCCAATATCTCAAGAGTGCTCGCGTCCATGCCACCAGGAGCCG AAGACGAGATTATCCTAATCGAACATCTGCCGGGACGGAGGGTGCATCTTCAGGATTTCTTTTGGACCGGCCTGGAAGACGCTCCACCGTGGATGGATCCCAATCAGGGCTTAACATTCTACGAGACGAAAACAGTCGTTCACACCGTCACAGTTCACACCCCGACCGATGAGAAGAGTCCGTTAGACCCTATATCTCCTCATCGCCCAGACACTTACAATCCAGAATGCGTTACGTGCATAGAACCGACACCCAGGTTAGACGATGATGACGATCAGAGCATCGGAGTCCTTATCGGAGATGATCCGGGCCCAAG GTACTGGCTGTTGACGGTTCTTCGACCAGGTGAAGCCGTACCACCCAAAGTCGAGCTTCGTTTAGCTCGTTTGTATCGAGCTGCATTTTCCAGACAGCAGCAACGGCATCTTGGTCTACTGTCGACAGATCCACGGTCCCGAAGAGATGCCCTGTTACGTAGCTTAATTAATCGAAAG AATATACAAGAACATCTTGGAACTTCGTCCCAAGTGAGAGCTCCGCTCCGGGAAGAGGTTTCTGCAAATACAACCGAAGTTCAATCACCCGAATTAACGATTGGCACCGCCGAGAGCCCATCGACTCACGCAGGAACCGAAGCGAGCGTGTCAAATGTAGTCGACGACAAATACCCTTCGAACGTCTCGCACGTCCAGTCTATGAGGATGATCGAAATCCCCAGGCCGAAAAAGATGCTGCTACCGATGTTGGACGTCGACGCAGCAAACGACGATTACGAAAAATCTACGAAAGACGATGTCGCTCTGAAGAAGATAAAAACGCTCGCAAAAACGTTGAAAGGGGAAACGAAATCCTTGTCTACACAGGACGATGAATCTGTAACCGCCGATTCAGCGCATCCTGATCTCAATGCACTTGACAATTCCAGCAAGCAGTCCACGCCAGAGGTAACGCCGACTCCCACGTCTAACTCAAAACCGAATGCTGACAGCATCTCTAGAAATCGATCTAATGATAACGAAGTTGCGAGTGTACGCTCAAGATTGCGTTTAGCGGACGGTTCGATTCCGGGGGTCGTGAAGGTCAGAATGCAGAACACGAGCGTTATCGAGGGTGGCGCAACGAGATTGATTTATTCTGTTCATCTCGACGATAAGCCCGTTCCAGCTGAAACGGCCGCGAGAGACATGGCGCTCATCTCGCCCCAGGAAGTCGCTCTGGAGCTCGGTGCACCGGTAATTATTCAAAGCGAAC CTTATCTGAAAGAGAGCAGACCTCTGGCCCTGTCGAGGAGGAGAGACGCGTGGCTGCTGATTGGTGCTGCCAGCGCGGGCGTCGTTATGTTAATCTTCGTTCTCGCCGGCTTAATCTTGGCTGCCAAAAGGAAAAGGGCACACAGCGCTGCCGTCGCACCGCCTAACAAAAGTATTCTTAAAAAGGAACGTGAACATGCAAGCGCGATGTCCGGTCTCGATAATGCTGCATTCTCAACGTCGGAAACGGAAATTAAA ACCGATGGTACCAGTCAGCGGCAGACTCCGCATACTTTATCCCGTACTCCGATCACGCCCGACACGCCCGACAGTATGGAATTAGGTATTCACGAGATCTccagcgacgacgacgaagaacCAAAGAGAACCCGCGAGTCGATCCCTTGGGACACTGAACACGCAGCTAAAAAAGCAAG AGTATCTCGTGGAAGAATGACGAGAAGGAACGCGATGGATCGGACCGGGTCACCGGACTCGTTAACCGATCATATAGAGACACTGGAGTCGTTGGAGAATGGTTATGTAAAACACAAGGAAGAGTCTACCGCTTCACCGCGATCTTATTTATCAATGCCCTCGTGCAAGCAGTTTCCTAGTATGCGTAGCGTAGAACCACTGTCAAGAGTGTTGGAACCCGTCACG GTCAGGCACTTAGACATCGATTCTCCCGAGTTAGTGCGTCACGATAGAGACGACAATGCCGACGACACGTTCCTCGCAAGAACGTCGAGTGCTTCAAAGGATCCCGGAGCTGTAGGGCCGATTGTTTGGAGTCTCAGgaagcaaatattttcgaCAGAAG GTAATGGTACATCCGAAGCAGATGTCGATGGAGTGTACCATCTACCATCCGGACCCGTGGGCCGCGCCAGGAGGCGACTCCACGAGTTGCTCGAGGACTCCTTCAGCCTCTTCGGAAGTAGAGACGTCAAAATCAGAGAGCCGCAACGATCGCCGCACCGATCGCCGCAGCCGCCGATCCCCGTTCCACGTACAGCGGACACACTCGCGATACTTTCGGAAACCAGAGGCAAATCCGCCCACGTCAG CCCAGTAGCAACGCCAACGATGGAAATGAAAACGCGACCCCGTACATCAGTACGACGTAAAGGTCTGGACGAGGATATCCCGGAAACCGGCCAAACTGAATCACTTCAGCCTCGCGGTGCATGGGGATCAAGGCCACTCAGCGCGGGTCCATTTCATAGACCGAATTTACCGGAAGTGGACACCAGGCGTATATTAGCGGACAGCAGGCTTCCACCGGAAGATCCCGCGGTACCATTAATCGCGTCAATCAAAAAagaacttgaaaaattttcacccCAGTAG
- the LOC105835502 gene encoding uncharacterized protein LOC105835502 isoform X1, with the protein MLLCSILRGALSASFGTIVQIAIFLLQNANISRVLASMPPGAEDEIILIEHLPGRRVHLQDFFWTGLEDAPPWMDPNQGLTFYETKTVVHTVTVHTPTDEKSPLDPISPHRPDTYNPECVTCIEPTPRLDDDDDQSIGVLIGDDPGPRYWLLTVLRPGEAVPPKVELRLARLYRAAFSRQQQRHLGLLSTDPRSRRDALLRSLINRKNIQEHLGTSSQVRAPLREEVSANTTEVQSPELTIGTAESPSTHAGTEASVSNVVDDKYPSNVSHVQSMRMIEIPRPKKMLLPMLDVDAANDDYEKSTKDDVALKKIKTLAKTLKGETKSLSTQDDESVTADSAHPDLNALDNSSKQSTPEVTPTPTSNSKPNADSISRNRSNDNEVASVRSRLRLADGSIPGVVKVRMQNTSVIEGGATRLIYSVHLDDKPVPAETAARDMALISPQEVALELGAPVIIQSEPYLKESRPLALSRRRDAWLLIGAASAGVVMLIFVLAGLILAAKRKRAHSAAVAPPNKSILKKEREHASAMSGLDNAAFSTSETEIKTDGTSQRQTPHTLSRTPITPDTPDSMELGIHEISSDDDEEPKRTRESIPWDTEHAAKKARVSRGRMTRRNAMDRTGSPDSLTDHIETLESLENGYVKHKEESTASPRSYLSMPSCKQFPSMRSVEPLSRVLEPVTVRHLDIDSPELVRHDRDDNADDTFLARTSSASKDPGAVGPIVWSLRKQIFSTEDSTCLKVMVHPKQMSMECTIYHPDPWAAPGGDSTSCSRTPSASSEVETSKSESRNDRRTDRRSRRSPFHVQRTHSRYFRKPEANPPTSGTYPSSSSSSSNSPVATPTMEMKTRPRTSVRRKGLDEDIPETGQTESLQPRGAWGSRPLSAGPFHRPNLPEVDTRRILADSRLPPEDPAVPLIASIKKELEKFSPQ; encoded by the exons ATGCTACTATGCAGTATATTGCGTGGAGCGTTATCCGCGTCATTCGGCACCATTGTGCAGATTGCGATCTTTTTACTGCAAAACGCCAATATCTCAAGAGTGCTCGCGTCCATGCCACCAGGAGCCG AAGACGAGATTATCCTAATCGAACATCTGCCGGGACGGAGGGTGCATCTTCAGGATTTCTTTTGGACCGGCCTGGAAGACGCTCCACCGTGGATGGATCCCAATCAGGGCTTAACATTCTACGAGACGAAAACAGTCGTTCACACCGTCACAGTTCACACCCCGACCGATGAGAAGAGTCCGTTAGACCCTATATCTCCTCATCGCCCAGACACTTACAATCCAGAATGCGTTACGTGCATAGAACCGACACCCAGGTTAGACGATGATGACGATCAGAGCATCGGAGTCCTTATCGGAGATGATCCGGGCCCAAG GTACTGGCTGTTGACGGTTCTTCGACCAGGTGAAGCCGTACCACCCAAAGTCGAGCTTCGTTTAGCTCGTTTGTATCGAGCTGCATTTTCCAGACAGCAGCAACGGCATCTTGGTCTACTGTCGACAGATCCACGGTCCCGAAGAGATGCCCTGTTACGTAGCTTAATTAATCGAAAG AATATACAAGAACATCTTGGAACTTCGTCCCAAGTGAGAGCTCCGCTCCGGGAAGAGGTTTCTGCAAATACAACCGAAGTTCAATCACCCGAATTAACGATTGGCACCGCCGAGAGCCCATCGACTCACGCAGGAACCGAAGCGAGCGTGTCAAATGTAGTCGACGACAAATACCCTTCGAACGTCTCGCACGTCCAGTCTATGAGGATGATCGAAATCCCCAGGCCGAAAAAGATGCTGCTACCGATGTTGGACGTCGACGCAGCAAACGACGATTACGAAAAATCTACGAAAGACGATGTCGCTCTGAAGAAGATAAAAACGCTCGCAAAAACGTTGAAAGGGGAAACGAAATCCTTGTCTACACAGGACGATGAATCTGTAACCGCCGATTCAGCGCATCCTGATCTCAATGCACTTGACAATTCCAGCAAGCAGTCCACGCCAGAGGTAACGCCGACTCCCACGTCTAACTCAAAACCGAATGCTGACAGCATCTCTAGAAATCGATCTAATGATAACGAAGTTGCGAGTGTACGCTCAAGATTGCGTTTAGCGGACGGTTCGATTCCGGGGGTCGTGAAGGTCAGAATGCAGAACACGAGCGTTATCGAGGGTGGCGCAACGAGATTGATTTATTCTGTTCATCTCGACGATAAGCCCGTTCCAGCTGAAACGGCCGCGAGAGACATGGCGCTCATCTCGCCCCAGGAAGTCGCTCTGGAGCTCGGTGCACCGGTAATTATTCAAAGCGAAC CTTATCTGAAAGAGAGCAGACCTCTGGCCCTGTCGAGGAGGAGAGACGCGTGGCTGCTGATTGGTGCTGCCAGCGCGGGCGTCGTTATGTTAATCTTCGTTCTCGCCGGCTTAATCTTGGCTGCCAAAAGGAAAAGGGCACACAGCGCTGCCGTCGCACCGCCTAACAAAAGTATTCTTAAAAAGGAACGTGAACATGCAAGCGCGATGTCCGGTCTCGATAATGCTGCATTCTCAACGTCGGAAACGGAAATTAAA ACCGATGGTACCAGTCAGCGGCAGACTCCGCATACTTTATCCCGTACTCCGATCACGCCCGACACGCCCGACAGTATGGAATTAGGTATTCACGAGATCTccagcgacgacgacgaagaacCAAAGAGAACCCGCGAGTCGATCCCTTGGGACACTGAACACGCAGCTAAAAAAGCAAG AGTATCTCGTGGAAGAATGACGAGAAGGAACGCGATGGATCGGACCGGGTCACCGGACTCGTTAACCGATCATATAGAGACACTGGAGTCGTTGGAGAATGGTTATGTAAAACACAAGGAAGAGTCTACCGCTTCACCGCGATCTTATTTATCAATGCCCTCGTGCAAGCAGTTTCCTAGTATGCGTAGCGTAGAACCACTGTCAAGAGTGTTGGAACCCGTCACG GTCAGGCACTTAGACATCGATTCTCCCGAGTTAGTGCGTCACGATAGAGACGACAATGCCGACGACACGTTCCTCGCAAGAACGTCGAGTGCTTCAAAGGATCCCGGAGCTGTAGGGCCGATTGTTTGGAGTCTCAGgaagcaaatattttcgaCAGAAG ATTCCACTTGTCTAAAGGTAATGGTACATCCGAAGCAGATGTCGATGGAGTGTACCATCTACCATCCGGACCCGTGGGCCGCGCCAGGAGGCGACTCCACGAGTTGCTCGAGGACTCCTTCAGCCTCTTCGGAAGTAGAGACGTCAAAATCAGAGAGCCGCAACGATCGCCGCACCGATCGCCGCAGCCGCCGATCCCCGTTCCACGTACAGCGGACACACTCGCGATACTTTCGGAAACCAGAGGCAAATCCGCCCACGTCAGGTACAtatccttcttcttcttcctcctcttctaaCAG CCCAGTAGCAACGCCAACGATGGAAATGAAAACGCGACCCCGTACATCAGTACGACGTAAAGGTCTGGACGAGGATATCCCGGAAACCGGCCAAACTGAATCACTTCAGCCTCGCGGTGCATGGGGATCAAGGCCACTCAGCGCGGGTCCATTTCATAGACCGAATTTACCGGAAGTGGACACCAGGCGTATATTAGCGGACAGCAGGCTTCCACCGGAAGATCCCGCGGTACCATTAATCGCGTCAATCAAAAAagaacttgaaaaattttcacccCAGTAG
- the LOC105835502 gene encoding uncharacterized protein LOC105835502 isoform X4: MLLCSILRGALSASFGTIVQIAIFLLQNANISRVLASMPPGAEDEIILIEHLPGRRVHLQDFFWTGLEDAPPWMDPNQGLTFYETKTVVHTVTVHTPTDEKSPLDPISPHRPDTYNPECVTCIEPTPRLDDDDDQSIGVLIGDDPGPRYWLLTVLRPGEAVPPKVELRLARLYRAAFSRQQQRHLGLLSTDPRSRRDALLRSLINRKNIQEHLGTSSQVRAPLREEVSANTTEVQSPELTIGTAESPSTHAGTEASVSNVVDDKYPSNVSHVQSMRMIEIPRPKKMLLPMLDVDAANDDYEKSTKDDVALKKIKTLAKTLKGETKSLSTQDDESVTADSAHPDLNALDNSSKQSTPEVTPTPTSNSKPNADSISRNRSNDNEVASVRSRLRLADGSIPGVVKVRMQNTSVIEGGATRLIYSVHLDDKPVPAETAARDMALISPQEVALELGAPVIIQSEPYLKESRPLALSRRRDAWLLIGAASAGVVMLIFVLAGLILAAKRKRAHSAAVAPPNKSILKKEREHASAMSGLDNAAFSTSETEIKTDGTSQRQTPHTLSRTPITPDTPDSMELGIHEISSDDDEEPKRTRESIPWDTEHAAKKARVSRGRMTRRNAMDRTGSPDSLTDHIETLESLENGYVKHKEESTASPRSYLSMPSCKQFPSMRSVEPLSRVLEPVTVRHLDIDSPELVRHDRDDNADDTFLARTSSASKDPGAVGPIVWSLRKQIFSTEDSTCLKVMVHPKQMSMECTIYHPDPWAAPGGDSTSCSRTPSASSEVETSKSESRNDRRTDRRSRRSPFHVQRTHSRYFRKPEANPPTSAQ, translated from the exons ATGCTACTATGCAGTATATTGCGTGGAGCGTTATCCGCGTCATTCGGCACCATTGTGCAGATTGCGATCTTTTTACTGCAAAACGCCAATATCTCAAGAGTGCTCGCGTCCATGCCACCAGGAGCCG AAGACGAGATTATCCTAATCGAACATCTGCCGGGACGGAGGGTGCATCTTCAGGATTTCTTTTGGACCGGCCTGGAAGACGCTCCACCGTGGATGGATCCCAATCAGGGCTTAACATTCTACGAGACGAAAACAGTCGTTCACACCGTCACAGTTCACACCCCGACCGATGAGAAGAGTCCGTTAGACCCTATATCTCCTCATCGCCCAGACACTTACAATCCAGAATGCGTTACGTGCATAGAACCGACACCCAGGTTAGACGATGATGACGATCAGAGCATCGGAGTCCTTATCGGAGATGATCCGGGCCCAAG GTACTGGCTGTTGACGGTTCTTCGACCAGGTGAAGCCGTACCACCCAAAGTCGAGCTTCGTTTAGCTCGTTTGTATCGAGCTGCATTTTCCAGACAGCAGCAACGGCATCTTGGTCTACTGTCGACAGATCCACGGTCCCGAAGAGATGCCCTGTTACGTAGCTTAATTAATCGAAAG AATATACAAGAACATCTTGGAACTTCGTCCCAAGTGAGAGCTCCGCTCCGGGAAGAGGTTTCTGCAAATACAACCGAAGTTCAATCACCCGAATTAACGATTGGCACCGCCGAGAGCCCATCGACTCACGCAGGAACCGAAGCGAGCGTGTCAAATGTAGTCGACGACAAATACCCTTCGAACGTCTCGCACGTCCAGTCTATGAGGATGATCGAAATCCCCAGGCCGAAAAAGATGCTGCTACCGATGTTGGACGTCGACGCAGCAAACGACGATTACGAAAAATCTACGAAAGACGATGTCGCTCTGAAGAAGATAAAAACGCTCGCAAAAACGTTGAAAGGGGAAACGAAATCCTTGTCTACACAGGACGATGAATCTGTAACCGCCGATTCAGCGCATCCTGATCTCAATGCACTTGACAATTCCAGCAAGCAGTCCACGCCAGAGGTAACGCCGACTCCCACGTCTAACTCAAAACCGAATGCTGACAGCATCTCTAGAAATCGATCTAATGATAACGAAGTTGCGAGTGTACGCTCAAGATTGCGTTTAGCGGACGGTTCGATTCCGGGGGTCGTGAAGGTCAGAATGCAGAACACGAGCGTTATCGAGGGTGGCGCAACGAGATTGATTTATTCTGTTCATCTCGACGATAAGCCCGTTCCAGCTGAAACGGCCGCGAGAGACATGGCGCTCATCTCGCCCCAGGAAGTCGCTCTGGAGCTCGGTGCACCGGTAATTATTCAAAGCGAAC CTTATCTGAAAGAGAGCAGACCTCTGGCCCTGTCGAGGAGGAGAGACGCGTGGCTGCTGATTGGTGCTGCCAGCGCGGGCGTCGTTATGTTAATCTTCGTTCTCGCCGGCTTAATCTTGGCTGCCAAAAGGAAAAGGGCACACAGCGCTGCCGTCGCACCGCCTAACAAAAGTATTCTTAAAAAGGAACGTGAACATGCAAGCGCGATGTCCGGTCTCGATAATGCTGCATTCTCAACGTCGGAAACGGAAATTAAA ACCGATGGTACCAGTCAGCGGCAGACTCCGCATACTTTATCCCGTACTCCGATCACGCCCGACACGCCCGACAGTATGGAATTAGGTATTCACGAGATCTccagcgacgacgacgaagaacCAAAGAGAACCCGCGAGTCGATCCCTTGGGACACTGAACACGCAGCTAAAAAAGCAAG AGTATCTCGTGGAAGAATGACGAGAAGGAACGCGATGGATCGGACCGGGTCACCGGACTCGTTAACCGATCATATAGAGACACTGGAGTCGTTGGAGAATGGTTATGTAAAACACAAGGAAGAGTCTACCGCTTCACCGCGATCTTATTTATCAATGCCCTCGTGCAAGCAGTTTCCTAGTATGCGTAGCGTAGAACCACTGTCAAGAGTGTTGGAACCCGTCACG GTCAGGCACTTAGACATCGATTCTCCCGAGTTAGTGCGTCACGATAGAGACGACAATGCCGACGACACGTTCCTCGCAAGAACGTCGAGTGCTTCAAAGGATCCCGGAGCTGTAGGGCCGATTGTTTGGAGTCTCAGgaagcaaatattttcgaCAGAAG ATTCCACTTGTCTAAAGGTAATGGTACATCCGAAGCAGATGTCGATGGAGTGTACCATCTACCATCCGGACCCGTGGGCCGCGCCAGGAGGCGACTCCACGAGTTGCTCGAGGACTCCTTCAGCCTCTTCGGAAGTAGAGACGTCAAAATCAGAGAGCCGCAACGATCGCCGCACCGATCGCCGCAGCCGCCGATCCCCGTTCCACGTACAGCGGACACACTCGCGATACTTTCGGAAACCAGAGGCAAATCCGCCCACGTCAG CCCAGTAG
- the LOC105835502 gene encoding uncharacterized protein LOC105835502 isoform X3 — translation MLLCSILRGALSASFGTIVQIAIFLLQNANISRVLASMPPGAEDEIILIEHLPGRRVHLQDFFWTGLEDAPPWMDPNQGLTFYETKTVVHTVTVHTPTDEKSPLDPISPHRPDTYNPECVTCIEPTPRLDDDDDQSIGVLIGDDPGPRYWLLTVLRPGEAVPPKVELRLARLYRAAFSRQQQRHLGLLSTDPRSRRDALLRSLINRKNIQEHLGTSSQVRAPLREEVSANTTEVQSPELTIGTAESPSTHAGTEASVSNVVDDKYPSNVSHVQSMRMIEIPRPKKMLLPMLDVDAANDDYEKSTKDDVALKKIKTLAKTLKGETKSLSTQDDESVTADSAHPDLNALDNSSKQSTPEVTPTPTSNSKPNADSISRNRSNDNEVASVRSRLRLADGSIPGVVKVRMQNTSVIEGGATRLIYSVHLDDKPVPAETAARDMALISPQEVALELGAPVIIQSEPYLKESRPLALSRRRDAWLLIGAASAGVVMLIFVLAGLILAAKRKRAHSAAVAPPNKSILKKEREHASAMSGLDNAAFSTSETEIKTDGTSQRQTPHTLSRTPITPDTPDSMELGIHEISSDDDEEPKRTRESIPWDTEHAAKKARVSRGRMTRRNAMDRTGSPDSLTDHIETLESLENGYVKHKEESTASPRSYLSMPSCKQFPSMRSVEPLSRVLEPVTVRHLDIDSPELVRHDRDDNADDTFLARTSSASKDPGAVGPIVWSLRKQIFSTEGNGTSEADVDGVYHLPSGPVGRARRRLHELLEDSFSLFGSRDVKIREPQRSPHRSPQPPIPVPRTADTLAILSETRGKSAHVRYISFFFFLLF, via the exons ATGCTACTATGCAGTATATTGCGTGGAGCGTTATCCGCGTCATTCGGCACCATTGTGCAGATTGCGATCTTTTTACTGCAAAACGCCAATATCTCAAGAGTGCTCGCGTCCATGCCACCAGGAGCCG AAGACGAGATTATCCTAATCGAACATCTGCCGGGACGGAGGGTGCATCTTCAGGATTTCTTTTGGACCGGCCTGGAAGACGCTCCACCGTGGATGGATCCCAATCAGGGCTTAACATTCTACGAGACGAAAACAGTCGTTCACACCGTCACAGTTCACACCCCGACCGATGAGAAGAGTCCGTTAGACCCTATATCTCCTCATCGCCCAGACACTTACAATCCAGAATGCGTTACGTGCATAGAACCGACACCCAGGTTAGACGATGATGACGATCAGAGCATCGGAGTCCTTATCGGAGATGATCCGGGCCCAAG GTACTGGCTGTTGACGGTTCTTCGACCAGGTGAAGCCGTACCACCCAAAGTCGAGCTTCGTTTAGCTCGTTTGTATCGAGCTGCATTTTCCAGACAGCAGCAACGGCATCTTGGTCTACTGTCGACAGATCCACGGTCCCGAAGAGATGCCCTGTTACGTAGCTTAATTAATCGAAAG AATATACAAGAACATCTTGGAACTTCGTCCCAAGTGAGAGCTCCGCTCCGGGAAGAGGTTTCTGCAAATACAACCGAAGTTCAATCACCCGAATTAACGATTGGCACCGCCGAGAGCCCATCGACTCACGCAGGAACCGAAGCGAGCGTGTCAAATGTAGTCGACGACAAATACCCTTCGAACGTCTCGCACGTCCAGTCTATGAGGATGATCGAAATCCCCAGGCCGAAAAAGATGCTGCTACCGATGTTGGACGTCGACGCAGCAAACGACGATTACGAAAAATCTACGAAAGACGATGTCGCTCTGAAGAAGATAAAAACGCTCGCAAAAACGTTGAAAGGGGAAACGAAATCCTTGTCTACACAGGACGATGAATCTGTAACCGCCGATTCAGCGCATCCTGATCTCAATGCACTTGACAATTCCAGCAAGCAGTCCACGCCAGAGGTAACGCCGACTCCCACGTCTAACTCAAAACCGAATGCTGACAGCATCTCTAGAAATCGATCTAATGATAACGAAGTTGCGAGTGTACGCTCAAGATTGCGTTTAGCGGACGGTTCGATTCCGGGGGTCGTGAAGGTCAGAATGCAGAACACGAGCGTTATCGAGGGTGGCGCAACGAGATTGATTTATTCTGTTCATCTCGACGATAAGCCCGTTCCAGCTGAAACGGCCGCGAGAGACATGGCGCTCATCTCGCCCCAGGAAGTCGCTCTGGAGCTCGGTGCACCGGTAATTATTCAAAGCGAAC CTTATCTGAAAGAGAGCAGACCTCTGGCCCTGTCGAGGAGGAGAGACGCGTGGCTGCTGATTGGTGCTGCCAGCGCGGGCGTCGTTATGTTAATCTTCGTTCTCGCCGGCTTAATCTTGGCTGCCAAAAGGAAAAGGGCACACAGCGCTGCCGTCGCACCGCCTAACAAAAGTATTCTTAAAAAGGAACGTGAACATGCAAGCGCGATGTCCGGTCTCGATAATGCTGCATTCTCAACGTCGGAAACGGAAATTAAA ACCGATGGTACCAGTCAGCGGCAGACTCCGCATACTTTATCCCGTACTCCGATCACGCCCGACACGCCCGACAGTATGGAATTAGGTATTCACGAGATCTccagcgacgacgacgaagaacCAAAGAGAACCCGCGAGTCGATCCCTTGGGACACTGAACACGCAGCTAAAAAAGCAAG AGTATCTCGTGGAAGAATGACGAGAAGGAACGCGATGGATCGGACCGGGTCACCGGACTCGTTAACCGATCATATAGAGACACTGGAGTCGTTGGAGAATGGTTATGTAAAACACAAGGAAGAGTCTACCGCTTCACCGCGATCTTATTTATCAATGCCCTCGTGCAAGCAGTTTCCTAGTATGCGTAGCGTAGAACCACTGTCAAGAGTGTTGGAACCCGTCACG GTCAGGCACTTAGACATCGATTCTCCCGAGTTAGTGCGTCACGATAGAGACGACAATGCCGACGACACGTTCCTCGCAAGAACGTCGAGTGCTTCAAAGGATCCCGGAGCTGTAGGGCCGATTGTTTGGAGTCTCAGgaagcaaatattttcgaCAGAAG GTAATGGTACATCCGAAGCAGATGTCGATGGAGTGTACCATCTACCATCCGGACCCGTGGGCCGCGCCAGGAGGCGACTCCACGAGTTGCTCGAGGACTCCTTCAGCCTCTTCGGAAGTAGAGACGTCAAAATCAGAGAGCCGCAACGATCGCCGCACCGATCGCCGCAGCCGCCGATCCCCGTTCCACGTACAGCGGACACACTCGCGATACTTTCGGAAACCAGAGGCAAATCCGCCCACGTCAGGTACAtatccttcttcttcttcctcctcttctaa